The Alteribacter populi genomic sequence GCAAAACTCGAATACTTCAATCCAGGCGGAAGTGTAAAAGACCGCTTAGGCCAGGAGCTCATCCACGAAGCCATTGACGGCGGTCATATTTCTGAGACCGGCACACTTATTGAACCGACAGCAGGCAACACTGGGATTGGTCTTGCGCTCGCGGCTGTTGGAAAAAAAGTAAATGTCATCTTTGTTGTTCCTGAGAAATTCAGTATTGAAAAACAAACACTGATGCGATCACTAGGGGCTACAGTCGTGAACACACCAACTGAAGACGGCATCAAGGGAGCGATTGCTAAGACTGAGAAACTCCTCGCTGATATTCCCGACTCTTACTCCCCTGCTCAATTTTCAAATGCAGCGAATCCGCTGACCTATTACAAATCACTCGGCCCTGAGATTGTCTCAGAGCTGGATGGTAAAATTGACGTTTTCCTCGCAGGTGCAGGTACAGGAGGAACGTTTATGGGATGCGCTCGCTATTTGAAAGATCATCTAACTCAGGTAAAAACAGCCATTGTCGAACCAGAAGGCTCGATTTTAAACGGCGGAGAAGCCGGACCCCACCGTACAGAAGGGATTGGCATGGAATTTCTCCCTTCCTATATGGATCCGAGCTATTTTGACGCCATTCATACTATTACTGACGATGAGGCGTTCCAGCGTGTTGAAGAGCTGACAAAAAAGGAAGGCCTTCTCGTTGGTAGCAGTTCAGGTGCTGCGTTTGCCGCAGCTCTTCGTGAATCCCATCAAGCAAACGAAGGCGCCCACATTGTCACTGTTTTTCCAGACAGTAGCGAGCGTTATTTAAGTACAGGCATATACGAAGGGAATGAATCTTAATGAAGAAAAAAACACAACTCATTCATGGAGGGGTTTTTGGCGACGAACATACCGGAGCCGTAAGCACCCCGATTTATCAAGTGAGTACGTATAAACAAAACGGTGTCGGTAATTTTGCTTACGAATACTCTCGTACCGGCAATCCGACTCGAGAAGCACTTGAATCATTGATTGCCGATTTAGAAGGGGGTCACCGTGGATTTGCCTTTGGTTCAGGTATGGCAGCAATCGCAGCAGTGATGAACATGTATAAAAGCGGTGATCACATCGTGTTTACCGACGACGTTTACGGAGGATCATATCGGTTGATGACGAAGGTTCTCAACCGCTTCAACCTAGACATTACCTTTGTCGATACGAGCGATCCTGAGAAAGTAGCGGCAGCTGTCAAAGACAACACTGTGGCCATTTACGTTGAAACACCAACCAATCCACTCCTCAAAGTAACAGACATTAAAGAAATGAAAAACATTGCCGACGCACACAACCTTCACCTTATCGTCGACAATACGTTTAGTACACCCTACTTCCAAACTCCGATTGCACTTGACGCTGACATTGTCCTTCATAGTGCGACCAAGTACCTCGGAGGTCATAGCGACGTCGTAGCCGGGCTTGCCGTAGTAAAAAGCGAAGAACTAGGAGAAGAGCTTCATTTTGTGCAAAATTCAGTTGGTGGTATTCTTGGACCTCAAGATTCCTGGCTCCTCATTCGCGGCATTAAAACACTCGGTCTTCGCATGGAGCAAACAGAAAAGAATACAGCAAAAATCGTCGAGTTTCTCGAAAACCGCGACGACGTATCTACCATCTACTACCCAGGACGTCCAGACCATCCAGGCCATGAAACACACAAGATTCAGGCTACAGGTTTCGGGGGGATGATTTCCTTTGATGTAGGCAGCGGTGAAAGAGCTGAACACGTATTAGCGAAAACCCGGTACTTCACCCTAGCTGAAAGCCTCGGTGCCGTTGAAAGTCTCATTAGCTTACCTGCAAAAATGACGCACGCCTCGATCCCAAGAGAGCGCAGGTTAGAGCTCGGCATTACCGACGGGCTAATCCGCGTGTCCATCGGGATTGAAGATGCGGAGGATTTAATTGCTGATTTAGAGCAAGCACTTGATAGCTAAACAAAAACGCATTCTCACAGGATTACTTGCGCAGTAAATACCAGGTGAAATCACCCGGTTTTCTCAATTCGCATTAAACAAGGCATAGAGAACTATTCTCTATGCCTTGTTACTTATTAAACTTTATGTTTAACTATTGCCCCTTTACTTAATAAGTAATTCTTCCCTTTCGCTTAGCTATATTCCAACAAATAAGTTTACAGCTCCTAATGCAACTGAAAGGAATGAGACAATAAAT encodes the following:
- a CDS encoding PLP-dependent cysteine synthase family protein, with amino-acid sequence MTIYQGIQSLIGHTPLFEITNIPLPNKTRIFAKLEYFNPGGSVKDRLGQELIHEAIDGGHISETGTLIEPTAGNTGIGLALAAVGKKVNVIFVVPEKFSIEKQTLMRSLGATVVNTPTEDGIKGAIAKTEKLLADIPDSYSPAQFSNAANPLTYYKSLGPEIVSELDGKIDVFLAGAGTGGTFMGCARYLKDHLTQVKTAIVEPEGSILNGGEAGPHRTEGIGMEFLPSYMDPSYFDAIHTITDDEAFQRVEELTKKEGLLVGSSSGAAFAAALRESHQANEGAHIVTVFPDSSERYLSTGIYEGNES
- a CDS encoding bifunctional cystathionine gamma-lyase/homocysteine desulfhydrase — encoded protein: MKKKTQLIHGGVFGDEHTGAVSTPIYQVSTYKQNGVGNFAYEYSRTGNPTREALESLIADLEGGHRGFAFGSGMAAIAAVMNMYKSGDHIVFTDDVYGGSYRLMTKVLNRFNLDITFVDTSDPEKVAAAVKDNTVAIYVETPTNPLLKVTDIKEMKNIADAHNLHLIVDNTFSTPYFQTPIALDADIVLHSATKYLGGHSDVVAGLAVVKSEELGEELHFVQNSVGGILGPQDSWLLIRGIKTLGLRMEQTEKNTAKIVEFLENRDDVSTIYYPGRPDHPGHETHKIQATGFGGMISFDVGSGERAEHVLAKTRYFTLAESLGAVESLISLPAKMTHASIPRERRLELGITDGLIRVSIGIEDAEDLIADLEQALDS